The nucleotide sequence gatgagtctcaaacaggagattagagggctcaagcatgagaataaacagttgcaccggctcgcacatgactatgctacaaacatgaagaggaagcttgaccagatgaaggaatctgatggtcgggttttacttgatcatcagagatttgtgggtttgttccaaaggcatttattgccttcgtcttctagggctgtaccgcgtaatgaagctccaaatgatcaacctttgctgcctcctccttctagggttctgtccagtactgaggctccaaatgatccccctccagtgcctgctctttctggggctctaccgactgctgagacttctcctaagcaacctttgtgaaggctccctcttgtttgtttattttgactcatgtatatgtacatatttgtgacttatcggggatatcaataaatagctttccttcatttcaacgtattgtgttgaatacaccaaagccttcaaTTTCCAATTTTACTAACATACCGCAAATTTACAAACCATGCCCTGGTCTGTGCTGTATAGCATTTTGCTAACCATGTACTTACAGAAGCTAAAGCATTTAGATAGAACAAAGTACCTTTCACAGACTTACATATCATTTTAGCTGCTACCTGCGACTTGCTTCTCTTCATCCCAAATTTGTGAATACCTTCCACATAATTAGCCCCTTCACCTTCTCAAGAACCCAAGAACCTGCGGTTCACCACCGTCTATTATTTTACAAACTACTGCACAAAGATGTTGGTAAATGACCCTTTTGCTCAATAATCGTCAAAATCTTTTGTATCACTTTCATATCTCCCTTCTCTTTCAAGTACTCCAGAAATGCagccaaagaagaaaaattatTCAACTTCCAGCAGGGTTCACATGTAAAGTCGGCTGCCTTTTTCATTGATTCCTCTCCTGTCTGACCATCTGTACGGTAACCATTGCCAAAAAGCCTACTGCACCTGCATAACCTTTCCACTTTTCAATTTCCATGGCTGTGTATGCCTTTCACATCCGTTGTTAGTATAAAACGCAGCATCTAAGTATCTTATACATTTTAATGTTGAAGTGTTCACGGTTGTACATAATGATTAAATTGGAAAAGATCTTGAAGTTCTTTCTACTTGTTCAGCTGGTAAAAAGAAGAGCACTTTCACAAAGGTTTAAtgaatttttactaaagatATTTTTGTGAACATCATGTGAAAAATGTGACTAAGTTGTCTGCTTGTTTAGtcaattaaaacataaaaattaacatATCGGGAAAAAAATAAACCTCTAGCCACTCTGAATGTGTGAGACTGAAACTTTCGGAAGTCTAAACATCACTTCCTACTACACTCTCTCACACATGAGGAGTGCATGTGGTTTAACATGTGGTTTAAGGGTGATTTTGGACTGACAAAATCATCGCTTTTGCTATCGCATGTAACTAGCACCTACCAAGATTTTAACTGCAGTACACTATCAAAACGTAAAGTGAAACCAAATAAGAAGAGACTATCCTGGACTGATATAACAACCAGGAGCAAGGGTAATATTGGGGGTTGAAGGTTTCAACAGAATAGAGCATAAACTGCAGAAGCATAGTATGCAGTTTCTATCTTTCCAAATATAACGAACAGAACACCAAACATAGTATATAAGATTGTGCGACTAAGAAAAAGCATACAAGGAAATAAGCTGAGACATGACACAGAATTTCCTACACCACCATATTTGAGCATCGCATAAGGGCACTCAAAGAACAGGAGATTTACGGATTCTTGACATCCATGGAAAAGCACACCCATAAATAAGGAGAATTGACCAATTTCAATCTGTTGGCAAAAGCAACAACCAGATATATACATGCAGCAAAAACAACAGCAGCCCCGAACCACACAAACAAGAAACAGAACTTAGCCATTGTTAGCAAATAAGACTCTTACTACCAAGTTTTTTCAGCTTTtgcatttgtgtttttttttgtttttttttcaaaaatgagATCTCCACATTGTTTTTCAAGATATTGCAGTGGTAGATTTCAATCTAACATCATAAACGATGCCCTGGTAACCTGTCGTTCTTTATGTCACTTTTCTCAAGAAAATGTGTAATTTGAAGCTACCAATTACAGAGTCATCTGGAGCATTAAGAAGATGATAAAACCATTGTAAAAAGATGCTATACTACAGATAAATACCTCTTCACAATGTTAGATAAATATTTGTCTTCCACCCTTGTCGTTGACTTGTACTGTCCGTCTATTGCATGCATCCCTCCATCCTGAACTTTATGAATTCGTTCCATATGATATCCCCCTTCACCTTACTCCAGAACAGCGAGGTCACCACCATCAATATAATTTTCAACCCTATCACACAAATCTGTTGGAAGATGACCCCTTTCTCTCAATAATCCCAATATCTTATGTGCCACTTCCACATCTCCCTTCTCTTTCAAGTACTCAAAACATGCAGCCAAAGTTAAATTATGGAACTTCCACCCTGGTTGACATGCCATGTTTGCTGCCGTTTTCAATGATTCCACTGCCTCTGCCATCTGACCATTCGTACAGTATCCAGTAGCCAAAAGGGACCATGTTCTACAATCCTCCTTTCCTCCATCTGAAAGTTTGTTTGCCCATGATTTGGCCTTCTCCAACAGACCTTTCCCGCAGTAAGCATTGATCAGCAAGTTTGGTATTTGGATGTCAAAGGATTGGTTCCCTGATTCCCATTCCTCCAGAATCTTCTCGGCACCATCAAAGTCATCCATCTTCATCAACGAACTTAACATACACCGATACCCATTATTGTAGAATCCTACAATACTTTTGTACAATCCCCAAATTCGATAAACCTCATCCTTATTACCTATAACAGCATATGAAGTCATCAGGTATTCATATgcaattttccttgttttaatGTTGATGCGTTGCTCCGCTCTCCTCAGCAATGTCGATGTCTTCTCCAATAGTCCAACCTTCAAGAATGCTTCGGCTGCACTAACATAACCATGCCAGTCGACAGACACCAGAGGATCAGCTTCCATCTTCATCAAAAGCTTCTCCATTCGATTGATATCAGAAGTGGCGGCATAGGAAAATAACCGAATGTTCAACGTGTGAATGTTATAATCAACGCCTCTCTTTTCCATGTCTTTAACTAGAATATCTACCATTCCATGTTTACCCATTCGAGAATATAGTGTCAACATTGTATTATAAGGCAATGGCCCTCTTATACCCGAATGCTTCATCTTTTCGAAAAGAGCCTCGGCCTTTTCCAAGCAATTATGCTCTGCATAGCAGGACAAGAGAGCACCACACACCTGAACCACTCTCAATAACTCCGGGATGCTATAGAAATACTTCTCCGCTTCTTCGAGGCCGCGGACCTTCGAAATCAACTCCAACCGAATTGCAATGTCTCCGGGATGCAGATCATGGTTCAGCTCATCGCTCATCCACTCTGAAATCTGCAGGGCTTGGGTGTAGCGACGGAATTTTCGGAGCTGCTTGATGAAATCTTGGAGTTCTGATCGCTCAACGTTTCTCCCTTCTTCCAGCCACTGATGGAGCACCGGCAGAATGGAAACCCTAGGGTTTCCGGACCGCAAAATCCTACGGCGCAGAGGCACAAATGGGTGTGGTGCGGAGGCAAAGACGGAGGCTGAAGCGGTGGCCAGAGCCTCAGTTGAGGTGAATAGCGTGccgaaaaccctagaaatggcaTTGCCACGCCATGGATTCGAACCAATAAGCTTCATCTTTCAACCCTAATTAATTTCACAGAGAACCGTAGATAAATTTTGGGGTTCGACGCTTTTTTGTTCGAGGGGAGTGAACTTGAACGacaatttagggtttagggttttgaatttctttccattttcttcttttagttCTGAAGGAATTTTCATTGGAGCCCAAAAAATGGAACAAAGTAAAGTGATCCATAATATATTGGCAGCCCATTCACAAAGAACACACGAGAGAAAATGAGCTTTTGATTTCtaattttggcttttttttttttttttgccatgaCACTTATTTTTCACCAAATTTTACTTTATCTCCTTTACTCTATTGGCTTGTTTGAAAATGCCTTCAAAATGACCAAAAACGTTTTTGATGAAACtaattttgggttccaaaagcactttaaatgcTTTTTGGAAGAAGCATCAAATATGTGCAAATGCCTTTTGGAAATGCTTCTTGCGGAAGGCACCAAATATGTGCTTCTTGCGGAAAGTACTTAGAGTGTTTTTTCATGATTTATTTAGATTTTTGCTATGGATTGGTTTAAAAAACATTTCCACCAAAatcactttcaatcattttaaaaatagttcCAAACGATTCTCATATTTACTCACTTTACCGTGTACACTCTTCCTCCATGTTCCACTTTACCTCCTACACTCTATATTGTCTCACTTTAACACCTCCATTCTTTCTCAATGTCTCACTTTACCCTATTTCTTCAAATAAGTTAAAAATAGCCGTTAATTATGCTAATGTGGCATGAATAATTTAGTAGTTTCAACTGTGTTAGTAAGACCCATGATTGTAAGGATGTGGGTTAAACTCACACCAGTATGTGATTTCTCcgaactaataaaaaataaagaagaggAAAGCGATAAAGGTAGACATTCTCATGACAGAACCCTAGGAATCTTTGCAAAAGGATTCGAAAACATTGAAATTAATTCGTGAATCTTGAAATTCAACCTTcttttcttatatatattttttcttttaatatggAGGAATCAAATCCTAGTTTGAATTTAACTCACCTCCCATTACCCATGAGTTACAGTAACATGCCATGTCACATGCCACAAAACCAACATGGTTGAAAAGACAAAATTGTCCTTTCCATATAAGCACAATGAACAATTGTCTTAACTTATACGACGACATAGGGTAAATTGAGTTATTGATAAAGAGTACATGTGTTAAAGTGAGACAATATAGAGTGAAGTAGGTAAAGTGGGACACGAAAGAAGAGTGTAGGTGGTAAAATGAGACAAAATAAAGAGGAAGAAGTAAAGTGAGATTTGGTGAAGGGTACAAGTGCCATAACAAAAAATaagccttttatttttttaagataatacttcctcattttctttttccctcTACTTGTCACTTTTCCTTTTACAAACAATAAAATATCTATATTAAACTACAGAGAGGAGATTCAAACAGAAGATCTCGATTTTAAAAGTGAATATGCTTAATAAATTGAGCTATAAGCCACTTGCCTTCTACTTGTCACTTTACTTTATCGTGCAAAATTGCAAATATCATAATTAGAACTGATTATATTTTTTGTTATcatctctaaaaaaaaatccGCTGTCATAATAACAAGTTACAACATCACAATGAATCatcaaatttcttttaattaattgaaatttcaaGAATGAGTTTGCAACGCTTCAAAACTCATGCAAGTTACATCGTCATACGCTGGTTACGTGACTGTTGTAAAGGTTGAACAAAATACAGTGGCAAAATGAAACCTCCGGTTCCAGCTCTATCTTATTATCCATCGGCCTTCTCGGCGTGAGGCTCTTCGACACTCAGGCATAACTTCCTCAAAAACTCTTGTCGGGATCATAAAACTATCGCTCGAGAAGTAAGCAAGCTGCGCCTTGTTCGGTCATAAGGATAATCGAATACAATCCTTAAGTAATATAAAAGGCTCGTGTGAATTTCGTGCTCCTATTTTCGCATCAATAAACATTACTGAACTACGAAACATTTACGTGAAGTGCATATGGAAGGTAATAAACACAAAACTGTCAATGCATAAAGTGAAACCACGAAAGCAGATTTAGAAGCACAACTTTTAAGCTTACTCACAATAGCTAGAGCATAATCTGCAGCTGGTAGCCCTCACACAGTGCAGCCGCGACACCACCAAAACAAGACACACTACCCTTCAGACGTAACACATATTTGGCTGCTACCACATTGTTGAGCTAAACTGTCGAATCCATCCCGCGATCCTGAACTTTATCAATCCTTTCCATAGGAGGTTCACCACCATCCATATAACTTCCAATTTTATCAAACAAATCTGTTGGAAGATGACCCATTTCTCTGAACAATCTCAACAATTCATGTGCTGCTTCCACATCCCCCTTCTCTCTCAAGTAATCAAAACATGCAGACACAGTTGAACGATCAAACTTCCACCCTGGTCGACATGCCAAGCTTGCTGCCGTTTTCAATGTTTCCACTGCCTCTGCCATCTGACCATTCATATGATATCCAGTAGCCAATATGCCCCAAGTTCTACAATCCTCCTTCCCGCCCTCTGAAAACTTCTTTGCGTATGATCTGGCCTTCTCCAAAAGACCTTTCTTGCAGTAAGCATTCATTAACAAGTTGGGTGTTTGAATGTCAAATAGTTTGTTTCCACATTCCCATTCCTCCACAATTTTTTCAGCACCTTCAATGTCATCCAATTTCACCAACGAACTTATCATACAGCGATACCCACTATTGTAGAATCCTACGACATCTTTGTACAATTCCCAAATTCGATAAACCTCGTGCTTATTACCAACAGCAGCATGTGAAGTCATCAAGAATTCGTAACCAGACTTTCTTGTTTTACTTGTAATGAGTCGCTCCGATTTCCTCAGCAATGCCGATGTCTTCTCCAATTCTCCAGCCTTCAAGAAAGCGTCTGCCGCAACAGCATAAGCATGCCAGTCCACAATAACCGTCGGATCAGCTTCCATCTTCATCAAAAGCTTCTCCATTCGGCCTACATCCGAAGTGGCTGCATACGAATGCAACCGGTTGTTCAACGTCCTAATATCATACTCAATGCCCTTCTCCTCCATCTCGTTCACTAAGATATCAACCTTTCCATATTTTCCCACCTCAGTATACAGATTCATCATTACATTATAAGTAAATGGCCTTTTCACAAACTCCAAATCCTTCATCTTTTCGAAAAGAGCTTCGGCTTTTTCCAAACATTTATGCTCTACATAGGATAACAAGAGAGAACCGTACACTTTAACAACTCTTAATTCATTGGGAATGCAATCGAAATACCTCTCGGCTCGTTCGTTTCCGTGGACTCTCGAGATCAAATCCAGCCGAATCGCAATGTCTCCAGGGTGCAAATCGAAATTCATTTCGTCGCCCATCCACTCTGAGATCTCCAGGGCGAGGTTGTAGCAGCGGGACTGACGGAGCTTACTGATGAAATCTCGAAGCTCTGACTGCTCCACGTCTATCCCTTCTTTCAGCCATTGATGGAGTACAGGGAGAACGGAAACCCTCGGgcctttagggtgcgtttggtacgtgggacgggacgagatggaacgggacgaggcgttccgttgcgtttggtgcgccaaaaatgggtggaacgggctgttccacgggacagattttaggtgtttttgcgtcccacctgcccctggaacgggtttgttccacgtctgtggaacacaatgttttaccattttaagacaaatataccccatatctttttcaaaaattacaccttcattccgtcccgtctgcgtaccaaacgcacccttatagAACAGAATCCTATGGTGCAGAGACTAAAATGTGGGAGATGTGGTGGAGGAGGAGGCCAGAGTATTGGTTGAGTAGTTCAGggaaccaaaaaccctagaaatggcaGTGCCACGCCATGGATTTGAACGGAGAAGCTTCATCGCCGAACGCTAATTAATTGCAGGTAGAATTAAACGGAAATGTTTAGGATTCAAaacttttcttattttattttgagaaataaaaaaaattgaagaaattataATCATTTTGGTGATTTGAAGATGATTTTCCTAGAAGCCCAAAGAACTGCACAATTCAAGTAAAATATGGTCCGTAACAAATTGAGAGAAGAAAAACGGTAAGAAATGTTTAGGATTCAAAACTGTTCTTATTTTATATTGAGAacttcaaaaaaataaattttgaagaaaattaTAATCTTTTTGGGGATTTGAAGATGATTTCCTAGAAGCCCAAAAGAACTGcacaaaacaattaaaatatggCCCATAACAATAATTTAGAGGAGTTGCTTTGAATTCGAAACATATTAGTAAAAATTCAACGTCCTATTCATTAGAATATTAAATCACATGTAAAATTtaataaagtaaaaaagaatGATTGAGCAAAAATATGATGAGGtgcaaaagaaaaaagtgaGAGTGTGAGAATCACTACCAATCCGTAAAACACAAGCAAACCAGAATGATCGTAAAAATAATGTTGAACTATGCAAAACTTGTTAATTTGGTCTTCCAATCTCAAAATCGCTTCATGCCATCCTCgtgtcacgggatgactctttaagccttccgcccgtgcggcacttagacttgaatacctcgatgaacaagctaagtaagccttcgaaacctcgcttccccggatcgaatcacaaagaaagctaagatagcttggagaatgctaaaATCACTTAGATGATgatgggagaaaggaagctttgtattgaaacttaagagaactttacaattgcttacaaCTCTTGGATGCCTTGGCCAAATGGCcttgcctcctatttataggcctaagtcacctcctcaatggagggttctagaatTCCCTACTttcatccaaaaatatctagcatagttctagatacaacttgcctaatctagattgttctaggtgaggcttaaatttgtacacttgtgtggaatgttccggaatACCCTAGATTATCTTGAACGCTCCGCCATGTTCTTGATTTTTCCGGGAtgttccagaagcttccatgaagacaaGGCTTTatgggcttagatatatgatgtcttgggcgatttctttgtttttaacataTGGCCCGTGACATCCTCCCCCACTTAAGccgtcgacgtcctcgtcgactcTTGCCTCTCGAATGTCTGAATCAAGTCCTTATATTGCCATAAGGACGTCTCTTTCTCCCATGTTGCTTCGGAGTATGGTAGCCCCTTCCATTTGACAAAGTACTCCACATGCTTTGGCTGTCTTGGTCGCACCACGACACGCTTGGCTTCAATGCTCTCCGCTTCTTTGTCAAATGCCTCCGTCATCAAAGGGGGTGCTCGATGAGACTCACCTCGGCTTGGTTCCTCATCGTCTGCATGATAAGGCTTCAAGTTGCTCACATGGAACACCGGGTGAAACTTGAGGAGGGGTGGGAGTTCCACAACATACGCGGCTTTGCCAACCTTCTTAATGATAGGGAATGGTCCCTCATATTTCCGCAACAAGCTCTTATGCAAGCCACGAGTACTCTTGTGTTGGGACGCATTGAGCTTCACAAAGACTTGGTCGCCAGTTTGGAACTCCACATTCCTTCGCTTGCGATCCgcccatttcttcatcttctttgaagccttctccaAATGAGCTCGAGCAAGTTCGTGGGCTAATTGCCACTCCTTAGCGGTTTTGAAAGCGACTGGACTATTCCCCGTGTAGCCAGTCATGACCGTGTTCGGGGTCAAGGGTTGTTGCCCTATAGCCAACTCGAATGGACTT is from Malus sylvestris chromosome 5, drMalSylv7.2, whole genome shotgun sequence and encodes:
- the LOC126621905 gene encoding pentatricopeptide repeat-containing protein At2g20710, mitochondrial-like, yielding MGDEMNFDLHPGDIAIRLDLISRVHGNERAERYFDCIPNELRVVKVYGSLLLSYVEHKCLEKAEALFEKMKDLEFVKRPFTYNVMMNLYTEVGKYGKVDILVNEMEEKGIEYDIRTLNNRLHSYAATSDVGRMEKLLMKMEADPTVIVDWHAYAVAADAFLKAGELEKTSALLRKSERLITSKTRKSGYEFLMTSHAAVGNKHEVYRIWELYKDVVGFYNSGYRCMISSLVKLDDIEGAEKIVEEWECGNKLFDIQTPNLLMNAYCKKGLLEKARSYAKKFSEGGKEDCRTWGILATGYHMNGQMAEAVETLKTAASLACRPGWKFDRSTVSACFDYLREKGDVEAAHELLRLFREMGHLPTDLFDKIGSYMDGGEPPMERIDKVQDRGMDSTV
- the LOC126621900 gene encoding pentatricopeptide repeat-containing protein At2g20710, mitochondrial-like; protein product: MKLIGSNPWRGNAISRVFGTLFTSTEALATASASVFASAPHPFVPLRRRILRSGNPRVSILPVLHQWLEEGRNVERSELQDFIKQLRKFRRYTQALQISEWMSDELNHDLHPGDIAIRLELISKVRGLEEAEKYFYSIPELLRVVQVCGALLSCYAEHNCLEKAEALFEKMKHSGIRGPLPYNTMLTLYSRMGKHGMVDILVKDMEKRGVDYNIHTLNIRLFSYAATSDINRMEKLLMKMEADPLVSVDWHGYVSAAEAFLKVGLLEKTSTLLRRAEQRINIKTRKIAYEYLMTSYAVIGNKDEVYRIWGLYKSIVGFYNNGYRCMLSSLMKMDDFDGAEKILEEWESGNQSFDIQIPNLLINAYCGKGLLEKAKSWANKLSDGGKEDCRTWSLLATGYCTNGQMAEAVESLKTAANMACQPGWKFHNLTLAACFEYLKEKGDVEVAHKILGLLRERGHLPTDLCDRVENYIDGGDLAVLE